The Algoriphagus sanaruensis genome window below encodes:
- a CDS encoding AI-2E family transporter yields the protein MQKSNFQMPAYLKALSVMVFIIVLVFFLIVGKSLLIPIFMGGFFAILFTPLSDFLEKYRIPRTVAAVISLLTMMLLVAGLLSFIIGNVVSFTQDFTGVSGRLSQMVGQADQWITDTFGLPSNLGAQLDLDILLKYINKNSSSISAFALETIGSLTGLVLIPLFMFFLLLYRSHLTQMMVMIYKDHEPLQVKEKISSLRKVIQNYIIGVGKVMVILAILNIIAYSIIGVKHAVFFGVLGAILNIIPYVGPLIGVTLPIIYAFLTMDSLLYPVLIIGAYQIIQLLEGNFLTPKIVGGNVNLNAFMTFLGLLIGGSIWGIAGMILVIPTLAILREIFDLSENTKPFALLLGEEKEEKKEETKDQSQDEK from the coding sequence ATGCAGAAATCAAATTTCCAAATGCCCGCATACTTAAAGGCCCTTTCAGTGATGGTTTTCATCATAGTATTGGTTTTCTTTTTGATTGTAGGCAAAAGCTTATTGATTCCCATCTTCATGGGGGGATTTTTTGCAATTTTATTTACTCCGTTGAGTGATTTTCTGGAAAAATATCGAATTCCACGAACGGTGGCTGCAGTAATTTCTTTGCTCACGATGATGCTACTTGTCGCAGGTTTATTAAGCTTCATCATCGGAAATGTGGTAAGTTTTACCCAAGACTTCACGGGTGTATCGGGTAGACTCAGCCAAATGGTAGGGCAAGCTGACCAATGGATTACTGACACTTTTGGCTTACCATCTAACCTAGGTGCTCAGTTGGATTTGGACATCTTACTCAAATACATCAACAAAAATAGCAGTAGTATTTCTGCTTTTGCTTTGGAGACTATCGGTTCCCTAACGGGCTTGGTGCTAATTCCACTATTCATGTTTTTTCTTCTTTTGTATCGGAGTCACCTTACCCAAATGATGGTGATGATCTACAAAGATCATGAACCTCTACAGGTCAAAGAAAAAATAAGTAGTCTCCGAAAGGTTATCCAGAATTACATCATCGGGGTGGGAAAAGTGATGGTCATTTTGGCCATATTAAATATTATTGCCTATTCTATCATCGGAGTCAAGCATGCCGTATTCTTCGGCGTGCTTGGTGCCATATTAAACATTATCCCTTACGTGGGTCCACTAATTGGTGTGACTCTTCCGATCATTTACGCATTTCTGACTATGGATAGTTTGCTCTATCCTGTGTTGATCATTGGAGCTTACCAAATCATTCAACTCTTAGAAGGAAATTTTTTAACTCCAAAGATTGTCGGAGGAAACGTAAACTTGAATGCCTTCATGACATTTTTAGGTTTATTGATCGGAGGATCTATTTGGGGTATAGCAGGAATGATTCTGGTGATCCCAACCCTGGCCATTTTAAGAGAAATATTTGACCTAAGTGAAAACACCAAGCCATTTGCCTTACTACTTGGTGAAGAAAAAGAGGAGAAAAAAGAGGAAACTAAAGACCAATCTCAAGATGAAAAATAA
- a CDS encoding M3 family metallopeptidase, which produces MVTNPLLADFATPFQTPPFHLIAPAHFLPAVQAAIEEAQKEIESIKSAPLPTFENTIEALDRSGKKLGIISAIFFNLNSAETNAEIQKLAREISPLLTEHANNILLDQELFLRVSQVHEQKESLSLSPEQKTLLEKTYKSFVRNGAKLDSSQADQLRKIDQELAQLSLKFGEHVLAETNKFVHFIENEEELEGLPEGAKEAAAQIAEEKGQAGKWAFTLDYPSYIPVMTYAKNRELRKTMFFAFNTKCSKGDDLDNQQVIKDILRLRNERAQLLGYESHAQFVLEERMAKSPKTVLDFLESLLEKATPKALADVEEVARFAEKLDGITQIQRWDFGYYSELLKKEKYALDDELLRPYFKLEHVINGVFQTAERLYGLKFIPNSSIPVYHPEVTAYEVLDQQGKFISVFYADFFPRSGKRNGAWMTSFKGQYQENGIDSRPHVSIVCNFTKPTKTKPSLLTFQEVTTLFHEFGHALHGMLAAGTYESLSGTHVFWDFVELPSQIFENWCYEKECLDLFAIHFETGEKIPEELIEKIKNASNFQQGYQTLRQISFGLLDMAYHSQDPSSIQDLGKFEAKVMKKTDVLPRVEGTMVSTSFSHIFQGGYSAGYYSYKWAEVLDADAFELFQEKGIFDSETASSFAKNVLAAGGSEHPEILYRRFRGRDPKPDALLKRAGLIA; this is translated from the coding sequence ATGGTAACGAATCCACTTTTGGCAGATTTTGCCACTCCTTTTCAAACTCCTCCATTTCATTTAATTGCCCCTGCACATTTTCTACCTGCTGTTCAAGCAGCCATTGAGGAGGCGCAAAAAGAAATCGAATCCATCAAGTCGGCTCCATTGCCAACTTTTGAAAATACCATCGAAGCACTGGACCGTTCCGGAAAAAAACTGGGGATTATTTCTGCCATATTTTTTAATCTCAACTCGGCTGAAACCAATGCCGAAATCCAAAAACTGGCACGCGAAATTTCTCCGCTCCTGACTGAGCATGCCAATAATATTTTATTGGATCAAGAATTATTTCTGAGGGTATCTCAAGTCCATGAGCAAAAGGAATCCCTTTCACTATCACCCGAGCAAAAGACTTTATTGGAAAAAACCTATAAATCATTTGTTCGAAATGGCGCAAAATTAGACTCAAGTCAAGCCGATCAGCTTCGAAAAATCGATCAAGAATTGGCACAATTAAGTCTGAAGTTTGGCGAGCATGTACTAGCCGAGACCAATAAGTTTGTTCATTTTATTGAAAATGAAGAAGAGCTCGAGGGACTCCCCGAAGGAGCAAAAGAAGCAGCGGCACAGATAGCAGAGGAAAAAGGCCAAGCCGGAAAATGGGCATTTACCTTAGACTACCCGAGCTATATTCCTGTGATGACCTACGCGAAAAATCGAGAGCTTCGCAAAACGATGTTTTTTGCATTCAACACCAAATGCTCCAAAGGCGATGATTTAGATAACCAGCAGGTTATCAAGGATATTTTAAGACTCAGAAATGAACGGGCACAATTGCTGGGATACGAAAGTCACGCTCAATTTGTATTGGAAGAGCGCATGGCTAAAAGCCCGAAGACGGTTTTAGATTTTTTGGAATCCTTACTGGAAAAGGCCACACCCAAAGCATTGGCAGACGTCGAAGAAGTAGCTCGTTTTGCTGAAAAACTTGACGGGATAACACAAATACAGCGTTGGGATTTTGGGTATTATTCTGAGCTTTTGAAGAAAGAAAAATATGCATTGGATGATGAACTTCTCCGCCCCTATTTCAAATTAGAACATGTCATTAATGGAGTATTCCAAACCGCTGAAAGGCTTTATGGACTGAAGTTTATTCCAAATTCATCGATCCCTGTTTATCATCCAGAAGTCACCGCTTATGAGGTATTGGATCAGCAGGGTAAATTTATTTCAGTTTTTTATGCTGATTTCTTCCCAAGATCTGGGAAAAGAAATGGGGCTTGGATGACTTCATTCAAAGGTCAATACCAAGAAAATGGGATCGATAGCAGACCACATGTTTCGATCGTTTGTAATTTCACCAAACCCACTAAAACCAAACCAAGTCTTCTCACCTTCCAGGAAGTCACCACTTTATTCCACGAATTTGGGCATGCTCTTCATGGAATGTTGGCGGCGGGAACCTATGAATCCCTCTCAGGAACACATGTATTTTGGGACTTTGTAGAGCTCCCTTCTCAAATATTCGAGAATTGGTGTTATGAAAAAGAGTGCTTGGACTTATTTGCCATTCATTTTGAAACGGGAGAAAAAATTCCAGAAGAATTGATCGAAAAGATCAAGAATGCCTCCAATTTTCAGCAGGGATATCAAACCCTTCGGCAAATCAGCTTTGGACTTTTGGATATGGCTTATCATAGTCAAGACCCAAGTTCCATCCAGGATTTAGGGAAATTTGAGGCCAAGGTCATGAAAAAAACCGATGTTCTACCGAGAGTGGAAGGGACAATGGTGAGTACCAGTTTCTCACATATTTTTCAAGGCGGTTACTCTGCAGGATATTACAGCTACAAATGGGCAGAGGTACTTGATGCAGATGCTTTTGAGCTATTTCAGGAGAAAGGAATCTTTGACTCTGAGACTGCCTCATCTTTTGCAAAAAATGTCTTGGCAGCCGGAGGGTCTGAACACCCTGAAATTCTTTATCGAAGATTTAGAGGAAGAGATCCAAAACCTGATGCATTACTAAAACGTGCTGGACTTATTGCTTAA
- a CDS encoding ATP-binding protein has protein sequence MQDKGINSTFKKIIYESSEMVFLADDTYPYSIFYGNESFEETIGENLSDRSLVGLGLDINAYIFKEELVLSLADREFTFKLELPQDSGSNYFLFYKGRELKTVGLPSKKESYQFFNSSLEILAVGKGDQLTYVNPICSSILGYNPEELLFTNLCPFIFEGDLSQLQGLWKSHKTSKQVLSSVVRFQSKNNGIKYLDLSVQFQEESFFVIAKDVTHSSLKIEAEKVLLNLKRASDSSEKVGWFKYFPESNELELEFSWTWLLGKQPEDNSQLSPSFIDQIKGTTSVSPASSEFLTPDHDVIYVQAFKTFQDEIWGVLTYKQEDKVLKSSLEFQQAIWENSPESMVVIRPDASIVAFSLEFCSLFGFSKSEDLVHLQDLNSFFGKDFFWKDWIKDLTPKDKIRKTVSEVSNESAEALVLEVSSRSFEFLNQKYFELSFKNISEKVSLEKTIENSNQFLLNLTEQVPGGLYQLVLNSEGQMKFSFLSKGIQSVLGITSEQINELTDLSAAISRVHPADLPKVIMTSVASAKKMEPWQCQFRVKSDTQGQHYRWILGAARPQSLGNGDMVWYGYLTDITHQKEFESTLNEAKEAAEKANQIKSDFLSMISHELRTPLNAISGSVYSLIQENPNEGQKSALNTINFAVDNLIIMINDLLDFQKIEAGKLTIEHNPFHLGDLMNQVISGLSFHAKDSKNKLTLHASAELGVMVKGDKTRMSQVLNNLITNALKFTKAGNVDVKAELLSREVDKIRVYFEVKDTGIGIAPEHQEKIFNDFDQVKPTFSTKYGGTGLGLSITRKLLNLMGGKIAVESEVGVGSRFFFELEFDLALDAELPVSTQITQIAPKTDLHLLMAEDNDVNALVLGKIIKKWGYTFERVNNGLEAVNAVRENSYDCILMDIQMPEMDGFEATTEIKKFSSIPVIALTAAAKLEIMERIEECGFDGFVAKPIDAAELLKKIKEVISEKIS, from the coding sequence ATGCAGGACAAGGGAATCAATAGTACATTTAAAAAAATCATCTATGAGTCTTCGGAGATGGTTTTTTTGGCAGATGATACCTATCCGTATTCTATTTTTTATGGAAATGAATCTTTCGAAGAAACGATTGGAGAAAATCTTTCGGATCGTAGTTTAGTTGGACTTGGTCTTGATATCAATGCATATATTTTTAAAGAGGAACTTGTCCTTTCTTTGGCCGACAGAGAGTTTACTTTTAAACTAGAATTACCCCAAGATTCAGGGTCAAATTATTTTTTGTTTTACAAAGGGCGAGAACTGAAAACGGTGGGGCTTCCAAGTAAAAAGGAATCCTATCAGTTTTTTAATTCTAGTCTGGAAATTTTAGCAGTAGGCAAAGGTGATCAACTAACTTATGTCAATCCCATATGTAGTTCTATTTTAGGATATAATCCTGAAGAATTACTTTTTACAAACCTGTGTCCTTTTATTTTCGAAGGAGATCTTTCCCAACTTCAAGGTCTTTGGAAATCACATAAAACTTCAAAGCAAGTGCTTTCGAGTGTTGTTCGATTTCAATCAAAAAATAATGGGATCAAGTATTTAGATCTTTCTGTTCAGTTTCAAGAAGAGTCTTTTTTCGTAATCGCCAAAGATGTCACCCATTCATCTTTGAAGATAGAAGCAGAGAAAGTTTTGCTTAACCTCAAGCGGGCATCTGATTCATCCGAAAAAGTTGGATGGTTCAAATACTTTCCAGAGTCAAATGAGCTTGAACTTGAATTTTCATGGACTTGGCTTTTGGGAAAACAACCAGAGGATAATTCTCAATTAAGCCCATCCTTCATTGATCAAATCAAAGGGACAACCAGTGTTTCCCCAGCTAGTTCTGAATTCTTGACTCCTGATCATGATGTGATTTATGTTCAGGCATTTAAAACTTTTCAGGATGAAATCTGGGGAGTATTGACTTACAAGCAAGAAGATAAGGTTCTTAAATCTTCACTGGAATTTCAACAAGCCATCTGGGAAAATAGTCCAGAATCAATGGTCGTCATCCGTCCTGATGCTTCTATTGTTGCTTTTAGTTTAGAATTCTGCAGTTTATTTGGTTTTTCAAAATCTGAAGACCTCGTTCACCTTCAAGATTTGAATTCTTTTTTTGGAAAAGACTTTTTCTGGAAAGATTGGATCAAGGATTTAACTCCAAAAGATAAGATCAGAAAAACCGTTTCTGAAGTTTCCAATGAATCCGCGGAGGCCTTGGTTTTGGAGGTTTCATCCCGTTCCTTCGAGTTTTTGAATCAGAAGTATTTCGAACTTTCCTTTAAAAATATCTCGGAAAAAGTCAGCCTTGAAAAGACGATTGAAAACAGCAACCAGTTCTTGTTGAATTTGACTGAGCAAGTTCCTGGAGGTCTATACCAATTGGTTTTGAATTCGGAAGGCCAAATGAAATTCTCATTCCTTTCAAAGGGAATCCAAAGTGTATTAGGAATTACTTCGGAGCAAATCAATGAGCTTACAGATCTCTCTGCTGCAATTTCAAGAGTGCACCCTGCAGATTTGCCAAAAGTAATTATGACGTCTGTGGCTTCTGCAAAAAAAATGGAGCCTTGGCAATGTCAATTCCGAGTCAAATCTGACACTCAAGGACAACACTATCGATGGATTTTGGGAGCTGCTAGACCTCAGTCTTTGGGCAATGGAGATATGGTGTGGTATGGATACCTAACGGATATCACACATCAGAAGGAATTCGAATCCACTTTAAATGAAGCCAAAGAAGCTGCGGAAAAAGCCAATCAAATCAAGTCTGATTTCTTGTCGATGATCAGCCACGAGTTGAGAACTCCTCTCAATGCGATTTCTGGTTCCGTATATTCATTGATTCAAGAAAATCCAAACGAGGGTCAAAAGTCAGCCTTGAATACCATCAATTTTGCGGTGGACAATCTGATTATCATGATCAATGACTTGTTGGACTTCCAGAAAATTGAAGCTGGAAAACTGACCATCGAGCACAATCCTTTCCATCTCGGAGATTTGATGAATCAGGTTATCAGTGGATTGAGTTTCCATGCTAAGGATTCAAAAAATAAGCTTACGCTTCATGCTTCCGCTGAGTTGGGAGTGATGGTAAAAGGAGATAAAACCAGGATGTCTCAGGTATTGAATAATTTGATTACCAATGCCTTGAAGTTTACCAAAGCAGGGAATGTAGATGTCAAGGCCGAACTTCTCAGTCGAGAAGTGGATAAAATCCGTGTTTACTTCGAGGTGAAAGATACCGGTATCGGAATTGCACCGGAACATCAAGAAAAGATTTTCAATGACTTTGACCAAGTAAAGCCAACTTTTTCAACCAAATATGGAGGGACAGGTCTGGGACTTTCCATTACCAGAAAGCTTTTAAACTTGATGGGCGGAAAAATTGCAGTGGAATCAGAAGTAGGAGTTGGAAGTAGATTTTTCTTTGAACTCGAATTTGATCTTGCTTTAGATGCTGAATTACCAGTTTCAACTCAGATTACCCAGATAGCTCCAAAGACAGATTTACATTTACTAATGGCTGAAGACAATGATGTCAATGCCCTTGTTTTAGGAAAAATTATCAAAAAGTGGGGGTATACTTTTGAGCGTGTAAATAATGGGTTAGAGGCTGTAAACGCAGTCAGGGAGAATTCTTATGATTGTATTTTGATGGATATTCAAATGCCAGAAATGGATGGATTTGAAGCCACTACAGAAATCAAGAAGTTCTCCTCGATACCAGTTATTGCCCTTACGGCTGCAGCCAAACTCGAAATCATGGAAAGAATCGAAGAATGTGGCTTTGATGGTTTTGTAGCAAAACCCATCGATGCCGCCGAACTTTTGAAGAAAATTAAAGAAGTGATTTCTGAGAAAATCTCATAA
- a CDS encoding tetratricopeptide repeat protein, whose amino-acid sequence MKNKVWIALVLLGVFSCDSIEDKKGRFLLKGNEKMEENDPKSAIEFYQEAIELDSLYTDAYYNKALAHLSLNQLSEAIEDLSKAIQLRPDYEEAIFQRGLCYLDNGEFYKAREDGDRLLSLNPELWKSHFLSGLVQEKLKNLDSALSHFQKARELKPDNSDLWVNEATILFYQKRFEEAKNLLLEAEQLNANESNIYNLRSMILFEEKDYGSALEQVEKAIELDNRQAYFYNNKGLYLLFTDRLEEGLSLINQSIQMDPKNPFALRNKGIYYVLKGDKVSALQYLNEISQDYPDMELVQEYLQKALSL is encoded by the coding sequence ATGAAAAATAAGGTTTGGATAGCACTAGTCCTACTAGGGGTATTTTCATGTGATTCTATAGAAGATAAAAAAGGGCGTTTCCTTCTAAAAGGAAATGAGAAAATGGAGGAAAATGATCCCAAGTCTGCTATTGAGTTTTATCAAGAAGCCATTGAATTAGACTCTTTATATACCGATGCTTATTACAATAAAGCCTTAGCACATTTGAGCCTTAACCAACTAAGCGAAGCCATCGAGGATTTATCAAAAGCCATTCAGCTCCGACCTGATTACGAAGAAGCTATTTTTCAGCGTGGATTATGCTATTTGGATAATGGAGAATTTTATAAAGCTAGAGAGGACGGTGACCGCCTACTTAGCCTGAATCCCGAACTCTGGAAGTCTCATTTTCTTTCAGGTCTTGTCCAAGAAAAGCTAAAAAATTTGGATTCGGCTCTTTCTCATTTTCAAAAAGCTCGAGAACTAAAACCTGATAATTCTGACCTATGGGTCAATGAGGCCACTATTCTCTTTTATCAAAAGCGATTTGAAGAAGCTAAAAATCTCCTTCTGGAAGCCGAGCAACTCAATGCCAACGAATCCAACATTTACAATCTCAGATCAATGATTCTGTTTGAAGAAAAGGATTACGGCTCCGCTTTGGAACAGGTTGAAAAGGCGATAGAATTGGACAATCGACAAGCCTATTTTTACAATAATAAAGGGTTGTATTTACTATTTACCGATCGACTTGAAGAAGGACTAAGCCTGATTAATCAAAGTATTCAAATGGATCCCAAAAATCCATTTGCGCTGCGGAACAAAGGGATTTACTACGTACTAAAAGGTGATAAAGTATCGGCATTGCAATACCTGAACGAAATCAGCCAAGATTATCCAGATATGGAATTGGTTCAGGAATATTTACAGAAAGCGCTCTCTTTATGA